In Nitrospira sp., one genomic interval encodes:
- a CDS encoding sulfurtransferase: MQHNPGFLKLVEEAKQRIRECSISEVQGKLERGERFHFVDVREDHEYEEDHAAGAVHLGKGVIERDVETVIPQKHEPIVLYCGGGYRSVLAADSLQLMGYTDVRSMEGGIKAWRVAGYPIERGRRP; this comes from the coding sequence GTGCAACACAACCCAGGTTTTCTGAAACTCGTCGAGGAAGCCAAACAGCGGATCCGCGAATGCAGTATTTCCGAGGTACAGGGTAAGCTGGAGCGTGGGGAGCGTTTTCACTTTGTGGATGTGCGAGAGGATCACGAATATGAAGAAGACCATGCGGCAGGGGCGGTCCATCTCGGCAAGGGAGTGATCGAACGGGATGTGGAAACGGTCATTCCTCAGAAACACGAGCCGATTGTTCTCTATTGTGGGGGCGGGTACCGTTCGGTGTTGGCAGCGGACAGTCTTCAACTCATGGGCTATACGGATGTGCGTTCGATGGAGGGTGGAATCAAGGCCTGGCGCGTGGCCGGCTACCCTATCGAGCGGGGCCGACGCCCCTAG
- a CDS encoding OmpH family outer membrane protein, whose product MGVMRHATGLRAAIVGGIVAASLALPSMSPAAEFKMGVIDPQVVLEKSKAGKRALEGLREYVATRQKLLSRDEEELRNTEKQLKEQASKLSDAEKKEKETSFRSKIQDYQKRAQEFNQELQGKQKELVDEYMKKIATATQAVADKGGYQLVLDKGSEQTVKIVIFNKDTIDLTEQVIKEFDRTNK is encoded by the coding sequence ATGGGTGTGATGCGGCATGCAACCGGCCTGCGCGCGGCGATTGTCGGCGGGATCGTAGCGGCCTCGCTGGCCTTGCCCTCGATGAGCCCGGCGGCGGAGTTCAAGATGGGGGTCATCGATCCTCAAGTGGTCCTGGAAAAAAGCAAGGCCGGCAAGCGCGCCTTGGAGGGGCTACGGGAGTATGTGGCGACGCGCCAGAAGCTGCTGTCTCGGGACGAAGAAGAATTGCGCAATACCGAAAAACAGCTCAAGGAACAGGCCTCCAAGCTGAGCGACGCGGAAAAGAAAGAGAAGGAAACCTCCTTCCGCTCAAAGATCCAGGATTACCAGAAGCGCGCCCAAGAATTTAATCAGGAATTACAAGGCAAGCAAAAGGAACTGGTGGACGAGTACATGAAAAAAATCGCGACGGCCACCCAGGCCGTCGCCGATAAGGGCGGGTACCAGTTGGTGCTGGACAAGGGAAGCGAGCAGACCGTGAAGATCGTCATTTTCAACAAGGATACGATCGACCTGACCGAGCAGGTCATCAAGGAATTCGATCGAACGAACAAGTAG
- a CDS encoding DUF362 domain-containing protein, with the protein MTFSRRELFHNAAFGLVLLPAVARSPRHVLRQLLFEPEGPLVPLKAFPVNPFVANGRPLVAMVYGKEPRRMVRRGLELLGGIDRLQLRGKRVLLKPNVLNDRPPPSTTNPRVVATMAELARDGGAGEVTVADGSGIIRLPTSDNLTKTGMRAAAESAGARVLALEDEPWVRLEPPHSEALRRFYFSRPVYEADLVINMPVIKTHRFAEFSCSLKNFVGAVHPRNRPSVSFWSGDWHERIAELNLAVHPVLTVADGTTIMIEGGPTSGTPAHTDVVLCSGDRVAVDVVAIALLRSFGTWSKLEGKRIEEQRQIKRAAALGLGIGVGRDIELVIGEADPAPPAFTQLVGRMKRDLQSL; encoded by the coding sequence ATGACCTTTTCCAGGCGCGAGCTGTTTCACAATGCCGCATTCGGGTTGGTGCTCCTGCCGGCAGTGGCACGTTCGCCTCGTCATGTGCTCCGGCAGTTGCTCTTTGAGCCGGAGGGCCCGTTGGTTCCGCTCAAGGCCTTCCCGGTCAATCCCTTCGTCGCAAACGGTCGCCCGCTGGTGGCAATGGTCTATGGCAAGGAGCCCCGGCGTATGGTGCGGCGAGGCTTGGAACTGCTCGGCGGAATCGATCGGTTGCAACTGCGCGGCAAGCGGGTTCTCCTGAAGCCCAACGTGCTGAACGATCGGCCGCCGCCCTCCACCACCAATCCCCGAGTCGTCGCCACGATGGCCGAACTGGCCCGGGATGGCGGGGCGGGCGAGGTCACGGTGGCGGATGGCTCAGGAATCATTCGTCTCCCGACATCTGACAATCTCACCAAGACGGGCATGCGGGCGGCGGCTGAGAGTGCAGGTGCCCGTGTTCTTGCGCTGGAGGATGAGCCCTGGGTGAGGCTGGAACCGCCTCACAGTGAAGCGCTTCGTCGCTTCTATTTTTCGCGGCCGGTCTACGAAGCTGATCTCGTCATCAACATGCCGGTGATCAAGACTCATCGGTTCGCTGAGTTTTCCTGTAGCCTGAAAAACTTTGTCGGCGCCGTGCATCCACGGAATCGGCCTTCCGTGAGCTTTTGGAGCGGCGATTGGCACGAACGGATTGCTGAGTTGAACCTCGCCGTGCATCCCGTGCTCACGGTGGCTGACGGGACGACGATCATGATCGAAGGCGGACCGACCTCCGGCACGCCTGCCCACACAGATGTGGTGCTCTGCAGCGGGGATCGCGTGGCGGTGGATGTGGTGGCTATCGCCCTGCTGCGCTCATTCGGCACCTGGTCGAAGCTGGAGGGGAAACGGATCGAGGAGCAGCGGCAGATCAAACGTGCAGCCGCTCTGGGGCTGGGGATCGGCGTGGGGCGAGACATTGAACTGGTGATCGGGGAGGCGGATCCGGCCCCACCAGCTTTTACCCAGCTGGTGGGGCGGATGAAGCGGGACTTGCAGAGCCTATGA
- a CDS encoding HD-GYP domain-containing protein — MHDHPPPAQPTADAPHPILTHERSLANKIARGSEAGDILDQQLAMLGIQLVTQLNVLIKTSRIHGRANAALDKPVDSLLTLIKTLAVDRPAVLRIQNDFLFLGDSYLKVNSQQMQVFSSIIEVLDRWKIGGLSFSSAVDSRDLREFAYLFVTLDPEKHTVTDLQEALERAGVTNIELEEPRVLQLHQSGEDCQAGGSGSEGTAGAPNGRAMRLTGKAAAKGGYAKAAMAVGELTQQVRAGGTVSFKQAKRAIQNIVELMMQDASTLLGLTTLRCHDQYTHNHSVNVALLAMALGNRAGYPKVDLADLGLAALFHDVGKCAIALEVLNKPGEFTQEEWAIMRSHPTEGVFTLVRSRGIHNVPARMAAASFEHHMNYDFSGYPKLVGPWTQSVASRIITIADCYDAMTSSRVYRREPMSPANVLKFMFNKSGQAFDPVLLKLFVNCVGIIPIGSLVRLDSGPLAVVMQPAQDKTNAERPIVKVVTNAQGDPIEQGPDLDLTEQDEIGSFKHSIVQLVDNTEYHFDTGRYFL, encoded by the coding sequence GTGCACGACCATCCGCCCCCCGCCCAGCCGACCGCGGACGCCCCCCATCCGATCCTGACTCACGAACGCTCCCTCGCGAACAAAATCGCGCGAGGGTCCGAGGCCGGCGACATCCTCGACCAGCAACTGGCCATGCTCGGCATCCAGTTGGTCACACAGCTCAACGTGTTGATCAAAACCTCTCGCATCCACGGTCGCGCGAATGCCGCGCTCGACAAACCGGTCGATTCCCTCTTGACGCTGATCAAGACCTTGGCCGTGGACCGCCCCGCCGTGCTGCGGATTCAGAACGACTTCCTGTTTCTCGGAGACAGCTACCTCAAGGTGAATTCCCAGCAGATGCAGGTCTTTTCAAGCATCATTGAGGTCTTGGATCGGTGGAAGATCGGCGGCCTTTCGTTTTCCTCAGCCGTGGACTCCCGCGACTTGCGAGAATTCGCCTATCTGTTCGTCACGCTCGATCCCGAAAAACACACGGTGACCGATCTGCAAGAGGCGCTGGAACGGGCGGGGGTGACAAATATCGAACTGGAGGAGCCGCGCGTGCTCCAACTCCATCAGTCTGGCGAAGACTGCCAGGCGGGGGGATCGGGCTCGGAGGGGACCGCGGGCGCGCCAAACGGGCGGGCCATGCGGTTGACCGGCAAGGCCGCCGCGAAGGGCGGCTACGCAAAGGCCGCGATGGCGGTCGGCGAGCTGACGCAACAGGTGCGGGCCGGCGGCACTGTCAGCTTCAAGCAGGCCAAGCGCGCCATTCAGAACATCGTCGAGTTGATGATGCAGGACGCCTCGACTCTTCTGGGTCTCACTACCCTGCGCTGCCATGATCAATACACCCACAACCACTCCGTCAACGTAGCGTTGCTGGCCATGGCACTGGGAAATCGAGCCGGATACCCGAAGGTGGACCTCGCAGACCTCGGGCTGGCGGCGCTCTTTCATGACGTGGGCAAATGCGCCATCGCCTTGGAGGTGCTGAACAAACCGGGAGAGTTCACACAGGAAGAGTGGGCCATCATGCGCTCCCACCCGACCGAAGGCGTGTTCACGCTGGTCCGTTCACGAGGAATTCACAATGTCCCCGCTCGGATGGCTGCGGCATCCTTCGAGCATCACATGAACTATGATTTTTCCGGGTACCCGAAATTGGTGGGACCCTGGACTCAGTCGGTGGCCAGCCGCATCATCACGATCGCCGACTGTTACGACGCGATGACGTCGTCCCGCGTGTATCGGCGTGAACCGATGTCGCCTGCTAACGTCCTCAAGTTCATGTTTAACAAGAGCGGCCAGGCATTTGACCCGGTCCTGCTAAAACTTTTCGTGAACTGCGTCGGCATCATCCCGATCGGCAGTCTGGTCCGGCTCGATTCCGGCCCCCTGGCCGTGGTGATGCAGCCGGCTCAGGACAAGACGAATGCCGAGCGACCGATCGTCAAGGTGGTCACCAACGCGCAGGGCGATCCGATCGAGCAGGGCCCCGACCTCGACCTCACCGAGCAGGATGAGATCGGATCCTTCAAGCACAGCATTGTGCAGCTGGTCGACAACACCGAGTACCATTTCGATACCGGCCGCTACTTCCTCTGA